CTCCGAGCTGCAAAATAATTGGGCAAATAACGGCCCGCCGAAAAATGAGCCGCCCCCTGCTGTGGAGACCAAGCCTGCATGGCCGATAACTGCCCAGAAAAGCGCTGCTGAACGCTATTTTGGCCCAAAACTATAGCCCTGCAAAAAAGCAAGCCCAACAGCAAACAAAAAAATAAACGCATAAGGCTATAAATTTTAGCTCCACTGAAAAAACAACATGTATCCAAAATCACTGTAAAGTGACACTATTTTTCATATATTTAATTCTGTCTTGCCCTACCCCCTAGGGCAAAAGCAAGCGACTAACAAATAACTTTAAAACCTATAAGTGTATGATGATTGCTCCTAAGCACGAGCAAGAAGCGGCTCGTTTAGCCGCTCTAGACAGCTATAATGTATTAGACTCTCTGCCCGAAGCAGACTATGACAACATCGTTTCTCTTGCCGCTACTATCTGTGACATGCCTATGGCTTTAGTGACATTAGTAGATGACAAACGCCAATGGTTTAAGGCCAAACTAGGCGCCGATGTAGAAGAAACCCCCATTGAGGTCTCTTTTTGTGCTCACGCCATTTTGCAAGATGATATCTTTATGGTGTCCGACACCTCTAAAGATGAGCGCTTTGCCGATAATCCGCTAGTAACGGGCCCCTTTCAACTCGGTTTTTATGCGGGGGTTCCCTTGGTCAATGAAGATGGCCTGCCCCTAGGTACGGTCTGCGTTTTGGACCAAAAACCCAGAGAGTTTTCTGAAGAACAACAAAAAGCGCTCTCTATCCTTGGCCAACAAGCTATGCGCCTGCTCGAATTGCGCAGAAAAAAACGCCTCGTTCAAGAAGCCCTAGAAAGAGAACAACACCGCCAAGCCGAACTCGAGCGCTTTAGCCATATTGCCATCAAAGAGCTCAAAAGCCCTATGGCCAATATTGCCAATGTGACCCGCCTCCTCCTCGCCGATGGCAAACTCGGCCTGCCCGATAGCAAACGGAAAATGATGGAAAAGGTCTTGCAGTCTTCTGACCGCCTCAAAACTATGCTCGATAGCCTCTGGCGCTACAATACAATTGATGAAGCCTTAAAAGAAGAAAAGCAAAAGATTCAAATTAAAAGCATCCAACAGCATTTTCAGTTGAGTATGGGCAAAAAAGCCAATATCAAATGGTTGGGCCTAGAAGAAATCTACTACCGCCCGCAACTCTTTAAAAGAATGCTTCATAAGTTGATCGATAATAGCTACCGCTACGCTAGTCAAGAGGTTCCTAATATCCGAATCAATATTAAGGAAACTGGCCGAGATGACAAAATGTACCAAATTACGGTCAGCGATGATGGCCCAGGCGTTCAAGCCGAAAAACTACAGACCCTAAGTGAACTATTCTTTAGCTGCACTCCCACGGATAAGTATGGCAAAACCTGCGATGGAATTGGCCTAGCTATGCTAGAAAAAGTCCTTAATAAAGAGAATGGAAAACTCCATATTAGCAATATTCTCCCCACTGGCTTAACGGTACAATTTACCCTCCCCAAAGCGTAAAAACAAGCCAAAAAGGAAACAAAAAAAAAGGCCCGCTAGCAATTGCTAGCGGGCCTTTGGTTTTAGCTGCTCTAGTTGGCCAATTTTACGGCCTGACTAACCGGAATTTTATTTCCATCTTTAAAGGCTACAATAAAAGACTTCAAGCCTTTTTGTTTTACCTCTGTATCGGCTTTACGGGCATCATCAATGCTGCTATAGCCCCCCAAATAAAAATAAGTCAATCCATTCTGAGGGTTGAGCTGACGCTCAATCCGCCCAATCTGACTCAAATCGGGATAGTTGGCCGCAGAAGCATCTTTATAGGCACCTAGCTGTACTTTGAATTCTAAGGGACGCTCGGCAGGCAATAGCCCAGCCCCACGAGCAGTAGTCCCCTCAGGCAACTTATTATCGGCATAGCTGTTTCTGGCATCCTCTACAATAGGAGGCAAAAGCTCAGCATTGCCATTCTCTAAAGGACGCTCTTCTACCACAGGCTTATTCTCGGCCTCAGCTACTTCTTTCTTCATCGGAAAGACGACTTGCATGTTGTTGGTCATGCGCTCGGCTGCTGTGCGATTACTCAATGCTTCGCTTCTCAAAAATGACTTATCCAAGCCTTTGATGTCTTTGACCTTGGCCAAAACCTCTTCGGCATGGGCCTTATCGGCAAAAACACCTAGACGATAGATTTTAGCTTCTCCATTTTTATAAGGTGCCGTAAGAATGTTGGCATATTGGCCCAATTCCTTTTGTAGCTCTTTGTCCAAAGACTTAAATACACCCACCTGAACCAAATAGCCTTTGTCGGGCATCAAGGACTGAGGCATTTCATTGGCTCGGCGAAACTGATTGGGCAAGGCCTCTTCTTGCGTTCCTTCACGCCCCATATACTGACCATCATTGTTCAAAAGGGCCAATCCATTGGTGGCCGAAGGCTGAATCGCCTTGCTGCCCAATAACGTCCGCTTTTGGCCATCTCCAGTAAATACTTCCATGATGTCATTCTGATAACCCGCCGCAGAAAAACGAATTTCGTATTGAGACTGTGGCTCCAGAATCAAGGCATACTCCCCGTATTTAGAGCTCTGCTTTTTATACTCTACGCCCGTTTTCAAATGACGAACATAAACCCACACATTGGCCAAACGTCTTTTGCTCACCGCATCGGTCACTACACCAATATAGGAGTTGTCTGCACAAGGGATTTGCTTACCCGCATAGGGGTTGTTGTTGTTGCTCGATCCATTATTACTGCCGCTGTTGCCTGCAGTATTGTTGTTTGTACCAGCATTATTACTCCCACTATTGTTTGTGCCAGCATTGTTCCCCTGCTGATTGCCCCCCTCTCTGGGCGGATTCAAGACATAGTCATCAATCTTGTCTTGCCCCATATTACTGCCATTCCCTTCTTCTCCATTCACATTATCGGCAATTTCTTCTAGGGTGTTGAGTTGGTCCTCCTGCTCTTGCGTAAGGCCCGACTGCCCATCGGGGTTTTTCACCACATAGTCTTCTTCTTGCTTAGAAATTAAGGGCATACCCTCTACATTCCCCTGCATATAAGCCGAATAAATGTCGTAATCACCCTGACCACCATCTCGGTTAGAAGCCAAATAGCCCATGTTTTTCTCTGCCTCAAAGACAAAGTAAAGCTCATCCTGACTAGAATTGAGCCCAGGTCCCATATTCCGCACATTTTTCCAACTCCCCCCCAAGTTCTCGGCCCGATAAACATCAAAACCACCAAATCCAGGCTTCCCATCAGAAGAAAAGTACAAAATGCCTTTGCTGTCTACAAAAGGGGAAACTTCATCTTTTATACTATTGACATTGGGCCCCAAGTTCTGAGGAGTGGTCCAACGCCCATCCTTAAAATAACTCACGTAAAGGTCAAAGCCGCCATAACTGCCCGGCAAGCCTTTAGCCGCAAAGTATAAGGTATTCCCCCCATCCGCTAAAGCCGGAAAAGCCGACTGCTCCGCATAATAGGGGTACTCTGTAGGATCCTCTGCCGGAATGCTCGCCAAGGGCGCATTATAATAGCCCATCTTAAAACTACTACTCCCCCCTCCCAAACTCATCGGGTGACGAACAGCCGCAGAAAAATTATTTACACTCACAAAGGTCTTCCCATTAACACTACTCACAGGAGACAGCTTATAACGATTAGTAAACTCCATGTTGCCAGAGGGAAAAACCGTCTTCGCATTCTTTAAGTCTCGGCTGTTCTGACGATCCGCCTGATACAAATAGTCCTCATTCGCATCCGAATAGCCGCCCATTCCCATCGGGTTAGCAACAATCCGCTTAGAGGCAAAATAAATCTGATCCCCAGCCAATACCGGATTAAAATCCGCCGCCGAAGAGTTTACCGCAGCCTCATTGCGCACATCAAATACCGGACGCTTGCCCTGATTCGCCAATGCAAAATCACAAGAGGCTACATAGGCATCCAATAAAGGTAAGGCCGCATAGTTCCCCGCCATATCAGGATGCTTTTTGGCCTTCTCATGCACCTCCTTGGCCTTCTGATAACGACCATCCATCTGCAATGCATAGGCATACCAAAAATAGAGGTCAACCCCCGCATTCGGCGATTCTACCAAGCCCCCATAAAACTGAGCAGCCTTTTTCGGACGATTCGTCTGCAGATACAACTCTGCCATTTTCAATTGTAAATTCTTGTCTGTGGGGGTCTGGCTAAGGGCCTGCTCATAATAGAATAGGGCCGAGTCTACTTTCTCCTCATTATAGAGGGCCTGCGCACGCTCCAAGGCCGCCTCTTGGGCCGATAGAGAAATGCCAAAGCAAGTAGACAGTGCCAACAATACGGTTCGCTTAAATGTCATGGCTATTGCGTTGTTAATAATAATAATGTAGGTCGTTTCGGCCAAAAGCTAGGCCAGTTTCAAACAGCTCAATAAGGTTTTCTTGCAAAACTTAGTTCCTCTGCTGATTTTGGGGCTGCCCCTCGCCTATCGGCTCGGGTCGGGCTGTTTCGCAGCTCGCTATTCGCTCGGCCCTGCAGCGGCAAAGCCGCTTTGGTCTGGCGCTTCGCGCCACTGCTGTCCATCCCTCAGCCAATTGACTCCCTGCGGTCGCCAATTTCTACAGACAAAAAACGCCTTTCTTCCTCTTTTTTTAAGAAGTTTGCTGACAATTTTACTAAAAAAAGCTGGGAATGCCCATATTTGCGCCCAAGAGCAAGAGCCTATTTGTGCTTTTCTGCTCTATATAGAATAAATATAGTAGCCGCTAAAGGGCTCCGCAAAACAAAAAGGTAGAGCTTATCTGCAAAAAAAATATAATGATTAGTTTAGAAAATATAAAAGTTTTAGACCTCTCTTCTGTCCTCGCCGGCCCCTCTGTCGGTATGTTCTTCGCCGAACTCGGCGCAGATGTCCTCAAAATAGAAACCCCTAAAGGCGATGTGACCAGAAGCTGGAAACTAGAACAAGAAGATCCACAAAGTCTCCGTTCTGCCTATTTCGCTTCGGTCAATTGGGGCAAGGAAATTCTCCCCCTAGACCTTAAGGATGAAGATGAACGACAGGTGGTCTACCACCTCGTCGAAGAAGCCGATATCGTGATTACTAACTTTAAAGCAGGAGATGCCGAAAAGTTAGGGGTCGACTATAATATTCTTTCCCAAATTAACCCTATGCTGATCTATGGGGCCATCAATGGATTTGGCGAAAACGCCAAACGCCCCGCCTTCGATCTGGTCCTTCAAGCAGAAACGGGCTTTATGTATATGAATGGCCAAGCCGATGGCCCAGCTACAAAAATGCCCGTGGCCCTAATCGATGTTCTGGCCGCCCACCAACTCAAAGAAGGAATTTTATTGGCCCTCTGGCGCCGAGAAAGAGAACATAAGGGCGCCTATGTTAGTGTCTCGCTCTTCGATGCCGCTATTGCCGCCCTAGCCAATCAAGCAAGCAATTATCTGATGCTGGGCCACCTGCCCCAACGCATGGGCTCACTCCACCCCAATATTGCCCCCTATGGCGAGCAGTTCAAAACTGCCGATGAGCAATTGGTCGTGACCGCCATTGGCAGCAACCGACAGTTTTTGGCCCTCTGCCAACTTATCGGAGAAGAACAATTGGCCAAGGATAAACGCTTTCTCGAAAATCAAGACCGCCTGCAAAACCGTAGCGCCCTAGCCCAACTCCTAGCCGAAGCTATTGGCAAATGGGAAAGCCAAGAGCTACTAGATGAGGCCGTCAAGACAAATGTCCCCCTCGGCCTTGTCCGAAATATGGCCCAAGTATTTGAACAAGAAGCCGCCCAAGCCCTTATCCTAGAAGAAGAACCCGACGGCCAAAGCACCAAAGCAGTGCGCACGGCTGTCTTTAAGATTAAAGATTGATGTTTAAGAAGTTTTGGTCCAAAAAAAAGAAGTCCCCAGAAACCACAGCCCCCAAAACTCCTCCCCCAGAGGAAGTTGCTCCAACACCAATAGAAGAGGAAATCCTTAGCCCCCCCAATCCCCAAGCCTTTGAGGAGGATTGCCAGCGACTGATTTCTCGCTACCTGGGCTTTCCAGCCCAAGGCCTAGAGCTTCACTGGCAAGGCGAAAAGGGCCTGCCCCAATCCTTCGCCCAAGCTTATCCCGCCGCCTTTAAAGATTGGCTGGCCGTAGATGCGCCCTGGGATAAACGCACGGTGGTTTATGCCCTCTTAGACCGTTTGCTGGGCGCCCAACTCGCCCCCTGGCAAAAGCTGCACCGCCTTATTGATGACCGCCTGGCCCAAACGGCCCTGAAGGAGCAAAATGAAAACCCCTCGGCCAACTTTTTGGCCCAGCAAGCTCGACTCTATTTTGTGCTGGACCAAAATGAAAAAGCGCTCCAACTACTCGAACAAGCCCTAAAACAAGAACCTCTGCTCAAGGCCGCCCAGCTCCAACAAGCCGAAATATGGCTCTGGCAAGGCCAAGCCCAAAAGGCCCAGCCCATTTATCAACGCTTTTTGCAAGAGCTGGCCCAAGGCCAAAAACAACTCCCCTTTGAGCAGCTGTTTTCTTTGGCCCAAGGCGGACTGCAAGCTCCCGTTTATGCCATCTCCTTTTTGCAAAAAAGTAAGGACCTAAAACATTGGGAACAATATGCCGAGGAGTTTTATTGGAGCCCCCACTACAGAATGCAACATGCCCTCCAACTCATCCAAGCCGAACAGTTTGCCTATGGCCTCAGTAAGTTATTGGCCCTAACCAAAGAAATGCCCTGGTTTAAACAGGCCGTACTTGCCGCCCACCAATTTATTATGCAAACCAAAGGCTATGAGGTCTTTGCCGATGATATGAGCCGCCTCTCTAAACTTATGCTGGATAATAATTGGTCCTACTAAACGGCTCTACAGGCCCGAAGGGCCGCAGGCTGAGCTGCCTGGCGGGTGGCGCAAAGCGCCAGACCCAGCCGCCAAAGGCGGCGCAGGGCCGAGCAGACCTGCGAGCCCAAAAGGGAGCGACCCGACCAAAGGGAGGGGCAGCCCCAAAACAATAAAGGCCAGCCCCCATCAAGGAGCTGGCCTTTGCTATGGCCATTAGGCCGCTTTTTTCTTGGATTTGAGGTAGTAAACAATGCCCCCAGCCAATAATAAAATGGTAATAATTAGGGCGATCCAATTGTGGATGATGAGCGAGACAATGATGGTGACCGTGCTCAAAACCGCCGAAATGAGGAAGGAGGCGATGCCCACCAAAGAACGGCTGATGCGACCCGCAATAGGGACCAAATCGAGGAAGACCGAAACGGGGCCCGAAATCATGGCCAAGCCCATCCACATTAAGAAGAAACCTAAGCCCCGAAGGATCCAGCGAATGGTGTTGTGCTCCGTTTGTAGGTAGTCTACCGCCTGCTCCTTATCCCCTTTTAAGGCCCGATAAAACCCATTGACCTCATTGTTGCTGAAAGGAGCCAAGCTAGCGCTGCTTGCATAGGCCGCAAAAAGCGTGAGCTGAGGACTGGGGCTGGGCAAAGCCTCATAACTAATGCGGAGGTCGCCCACCTTAGGCGCTTCTAAACTCCCTCGGCCCGAAAACAAATAGCGATCACTGGCCCAAACAACTCCGCTTTGGCCCTTTAGCATGCTCTGGCTTAAACTTAACTCCTCTGAAGTTAGACTCAAGTCCTCCGGCTGCTCTAGCCGAAAGCCCTCCATTTCTATCTCTTTGGCCCTTAGCTCCTCTCCACTAATGCTCATGTTGGGGTTATGATAACCATCTACCTTAAAGTTAGAGGAATTTTCGGGAGAACTTGTCCAGACCTTGCGGTAACTATAATCGGTAGTGGTGGTTTCTGAACCCCCAATATTTTTCTTGGTCTTGCTATCCTTATCTTCCTTCCAAGCATACATTTCTACTGTTCTGTTGAGGTAGAGGTAGTTGCCTGCCTTTAAATAGCTATCGCCCAAACTAGCCGAAGCTGTCATTTTTCCGCTAAGGGCAATCAATTGGCCCTGCTCAGCACTGCCGCCAGCCGTTATTTCCTGAGCAGTTTTGGCCACTTTGGCCAAATTGACCCGCCCCTCATTCCAAAATAATAGGAAAAAGGAGCCCAGGAAAAATAAGAAGCCAAATAAGACTCCCAAAAAGGAGTTGATGATGCGGCTAAACCAGCTTTTGTGTGTTACTTCTCGGTAAGACATAATTTCAATTTTATTAGGGTTATCAATTAGAGATAACCTTAAAATAGCTGCTTTATTTATAAGATACAAGCGGATGGCTTTATTTTGTTAGGCTTTTCTCTTTGAAAATGAAGCTGAGGACTTGCTCTACCCATCCCGAGGACTTACCCTAATCATCCCGAGGACTTACCCTAATCATCTCGAGGACTTACCCTAATCATCCCGAGGACTTACCCTAATCATCCCGAGGACTTACCCTAATCATCCCGAGGACTTACCCTAATCATCTCGAAGACTTACCCTAATCATCTCGAGGACTTACCCTAATCATCTCGAGGACTTACCCTAATCATCCCGAGGACTTACCCTAATCATCCCGAGGACTTACCCTAATCATCTCGAAGACTTACCCTAATCATCTCGAGGACTTACCCTAATCATCTCGAGGACTTGCTCTAATCATCTCGAGGACTTGCTCTAATCATCTCGAGGACTTACCCTAGTCATCTCGAGGACTTACCCTAATCATCTCGAGGGCTTACCTTAGTCCTCAAGAGGGGTTCCCCTACCCCTCTTGAGGACTTACCTTACCCCTCGAGGAGAGTTTCAGCTATCCCTTCTAGCTATTTTCCCTTATTAAAAATCTCTTGCTTTTCTGTACTTTAGTAGTAGATCAACAAAACAATCGATTATGCGAACTTTTTCCCTTCTATTGTTGGGCCTACTTCCTTTATGCCTAAAGGCCCAAGACTGCTTAGGCAAACGTTATCAGGAGCGTATCTTCTCCTCTGTTCAATTTTTTCCAGAGGTGGTGTATAGCCAAGACGCCCCTTCTTTGTTGGGCTCTTCTTTTGGGGCCGAGACCACCTTTGACCAAGATTTGGTTATGGATATTTATATGCCGCCCCCCCACGGATACCGTCCGCAATCGGCCCTTAGTGATTTTGGCCCATGGTGGTGGCTTTGTCAATATCTTTTTTATGGGCGGCACGGCCTTGGTGGGCACCAAAGACAATGAAGATGTACAAGCCCTGGCCGATACCCTGGCCCATTGGGGTTTTGTGGCGGCTAGCATTCAGTACCGAACGGGCTTCGATCCCGCCAATGGCAGTAGCGTCAAGCGAGCAGTTTGGCGAGGTAGCCAAGATATTAGTGCGGGCATCCGCTTCTTTAGAAAGAATGCCCAGTGGTTTGGCATTGATCCCCAGAAAGTTTTTGTTGGGGGCAGTAGTGCGGGGGCTTTTGCCTGCTTGCATGCGGCCTTTGTAGAAGAAGATGAGCGGATTGCAGAGAGCTATGAGCAAAACCTATTTACAGCCGATTTGGGCTCCTTGCACAGTCGGCCCGTTGTTGAATTGACTGGATTTAATCCCTTTATGGGGAGCAATGTAGCCGCGCAGGATGTTGATTCTATTCCCCAGGCCATTGCGGCTTATTGGGGCGCCATTGCTGATCTAGATATGTTGAGTGGCAACAACCAGGCGCCAGTTATTTTCTTTCATGGAGACCAAGATGCGATTGTAGATGTCGATTGCGGTCGACCATTTTCGTCTATTTTGCTTACGGCTCCTGTGGTTTGCGGGAGTCGGTCCATGGATTCGGTTCTCACGGCCCTAAATGTCCCTCATCAAACGCAGATTGAGGCGGGCGAAGGGCATGAATACTGGGGCGTAAACAATGGAAACTGGGGCAGCAATGGCCCCAACAGCTTTTGGTCCCCAATGATTGAGCAAACGGCTGCCTTTTTCTATGAGCAGATGCGTCCAGCGCCCCCACAAATTCAGGGGCCAGTGGCGGCGGCTCCGCAGCAGTCCGTAACTTATTCGGTGGCGCAACCTCAGGCGGGCTACCACTACTGCTGGTCGGTCCAAAATGGGCAGATCATTAGCCAAAATGCCAATGGAAGCCAAGTAGAAATTGAGTTTGATGCGGGTCCTATTTCGGCCCAAATCTCTCTAACTGCCGAGGATGAGGCCCAGCTCATCAGTCTGCCTCGTCAGAAGGGCATCAACTTGCAGATGGGCTTGGCTAATCGGGCAGAGGAGCCTTTACAATACCAGCTCTATCCTCAGCCCGCCCGCCAGTACCTGCAGATAGAAGCGCCCAATCAGGAGGAGCAGCAGCTCGAGCTCTACGATGCTTTGGGCCGTTTGTTGCGCCAAGCGCAGTTTGTGGGGCAAACGCAATATTTTGTTGGAGATTTGCCTGCGGGACAATACTACCTTCGACTCAAGGGAGCCAAAACAGAGGCCCATTTTCCCATTCAGTTAATGGATTAGAAGAGGGATTTGGGGCCTCCGCCTCCCTTCGGTCGTCGGCGCTACGCTTTGGGGCTCGCAGGTTTGCTCGGCCCTGCGGGCTCCACTTCGTTCCGCCCTTGGTCTGGCCTTCGGCCACCCCGCCGCATCGCTAGGCCGGCCCGCCCTGGGCCATATTTCTAGCGCTTTATCCGTTAAAGAAGCTTTAGCTCATTTCAACCTTTATGATTTATGTCAAAACTAGCCTTATACATTTTGGGCCTAGGGCTCTGTTGTTCTTGGAGTTCTTTGGGGGCGCAGTCCTTTATTCTGCAGCGGTTTTTTCAGCCTAGTTTACAGCTCAATGCCGACTATCAGCTGCCTTCGTCGGGGCAGTTGGCCGAGCCACATATTGCTCGTTTTTCGGCCCAATTGGTGGTCCCTATTAAGAGTAAATTGGGTTTGGGGGTTCGTTGGAATAAAATCTGGCAGGTTCGGAAGTGGCAAGACCTCATCAAGGTGGGAAAAGTCAATGCCTACCAGATATTCTGGACCTTCAAGCCGCAGTTTACGCAACTCTACCCTCAGGCGGGCTTGGCCGACAGTCTGCGCTTTATGCAGTCCAATGGGCAGCAAGCCTTGGGGCTACAAACAGGGATTACGGGCATTCATTTGATTCCCAAATGGCGGCTACTCTTCTACTCGATTAATGTTGGGATGCAGCAAGACATCAGTCAATTGGACCGCAGTCGGCCTTATCTTCAGGGCGCTATTGGGGTGGTCAATTTTAAGCGTATATTTTACTATTGGTACTATGGCTTGGCGGTATCGGCTAGTGCGGACCAGGCTTTTCCAGTTTTGGCCCTCCCCTTTATTGGGACCGATTTGCGTTTGGGCAAAAAGACTTGGTGGAATATCACCTTGCCCTTGCAGACGAGATTTCAGTATAAATTTAGTCCGCAGACTAAGCTAGACCTCTTGGCGAGTTTGGGCAGTACGGGCATGGGGTATCCACATCCTAGGAATGAGCAGCGCATCTATTTTCAGCAATTGCATTTGCGGACGGGCTTGGCCTTTCATCTAAAAAGTAGCAATGGCTGGAAGCTCTACTTAGAGGGGGGCTATATGCCTTATCGGCAGTTAGATATATTGGGAGAAGACAATTTGGTTTTGCCCAAACTGGGGCCATCGCCTTATTTTGCTTGCTCCTTATATTATGGTTTGCGCCAGAAGAGTTTGTTAGGAGATAAATTGCAAGGCCTATTGAACTTTTAAAAACTCCACAGCTGCTTAAAGTTCTTGCTAAAAAAGCGTATTTTTGCAGTTCGACCTATTGCGCTGCCATTTAGCGGGGCGATCCCATCTGGCTGAGGGATGGAAAAGGGGGCGGCGAAGCCGCAGACCGAGCTTTTGAGCGCAGCGAAAAAGCGAAGGGCCGAGCAGACCTGCGAGCCCTGACACAGCCCGACCCGCCCGCAGGGCGGGGCAGCCCCAAAAAAAAGATAAAACAATAAGAACTATGAGTAATAAGAAAGAACTATTGGCCCGAGTAGATGAGGCCTTGAACAGTATTCGTCCGCATCTCAAGGCGGATGGAGGAGATATTGAGGTAGTTGACTTAACCGAAGACATGTGCCTAAAAGTCAAATGGTTGGGCAACTGTCAGTCTTGTTCTATGAGTGGCATGACCATGAAAGCGGGGATTGAATCGACGGTAAAATCGGTTATTCCTGAGATATTGACAGTAGAAGCGATTAACGGACAATAAACAAAGAAAGAAACGCATGAAGATGTTGAAAAACTGGGCCTTTTTGGTCCTATTGCTAGTGAGTCTAGCGGCTTGTAAAGAATCGGCTCCTAAAACGGAGCAGCAAGATGAGTCTACGATAGAAAAAACGGCGGCGGCGCCTCAGGAGGAAGCGAAAGAAGCGGCTCCTGAAGTCAAGCTTAGCTTTCCGACTGGAGAATACGGCAGTTTAATCTTAGGATTTCAGGGCAATCAATTGACGGGATACTACGACATGCCTTTAGGTTCTGGCAATGGCTGCAGCTTCTTTTTGGAGGGGCAGTTAACGGAAGCGGGCAAAGAAGTGGCGGTCAAGGCCTATTTTCCGGGCAGTGATGAGGTTGTAGAAGGCAGCTTGAAGCAAGAAGAGCAGGCTGTAACCTTAAAGCTAGCGGCTAATCCTGGCGGGCAGTGCGACCCTAGTTTATATGGCGAGGGAGAAAAGTTATTTTTGTCTCAGCCGGTGGGCTACCTGCGTGTAGGCGTATTGAGTCAGGACGCCAAGCTTTACGGCGATGCCCAAAAATCGGAAGCTAAGGGGCAGCTAGAGAAATTCTCAGTCGTTTTGGTCTTAGCGGAGGAGAACGGCTTATTGCAAATTGCGGAGATGAATCAAGCGGCCAAGGGCTGGATTTCTGCGGATGAGTTATTTCCTTTGCGCTAGCCAATGGGATGAACAGACAGGCTCTCAATAGGGACAAGCTCCTTATTGAGAGCTTTTTCTTTGAGGGCCAAGTGGATAAGCTGGCTTCCTTAAAAAAAAGGAGAACAAGCTTAGCTAGCCTATGAATAATTTATATCTTTAAAGGGGACCTAAAAGGTCCTTAGAACTATTTTTTTGCCTTGCAAACTTCAGAAAAAATGATCCGAATTTTAGCCAATGATGGCATACATCCCGACGGCCAACTTTTGTTGGAGGAGGCCAACTACGAGGTAGACACCAACAAGATTCCGCAGGAAGACTTAATGGAAAAGTTACAGGACTATGATGCGATCATTGTTCGATCGGCGACCAAAGTGCGTAAAGAGCTGATTGATGCTTGTCCTCGATTAAAGATGATTGCTCGTGCGGGAGTGGGATTAGACAACATTGATGTTGATTATGCTCGGGAGAAGGGCATCAAGGTCATCAATACGCCTAAAGCCTCTTCTTTGGCGGTAGCCGAATTGGTATTGGGGCAAATTTTCAGTTTGTCTCGTTATTTGTATCAGGCCAATCGTTCGATGCCAGAAACGGGCAACAGTGAGTTCAAGCAGCTCAAGAAGCGCTATGCTAAAGGCTTGCAAGTGAGTGGCCGCAAATTAGGCATCATTGGTTTTGGTCGGATTGGGCAAGAATTGGCTCGTTTGGCTATGGGAATAGGCATGGAAGTACTCGCTACTGATTTGGAAGAGCGCAAGGTCAAGGTTTACATTCAGCCCCCTGCTGTAGAAA
This genomic interval from Saprospira grandis contains the following:
- a CDS encoding tetratricopeptide repeat protein translates to MTFKRTVLLALSTCFGISLSAQEAALERAQALYNEEKVDSALFYYEQALSQTPTDKNLQLKMAELYLQTNRPKKAAQFYGGLVESPNAGVDLYFWYAYALQMDGRYQKAKEVHEKAKKHPDMAGNYAALPLLDAYVASCDFALANQGKRPVFDVRNEAAVNSSAADFNPVLAGDQIYFASKRIVANPMGMGGYSDANEDYLYQADRQNSRDLKNAKTVFPSGNMEFTNRYKLSPVSSVNGKTFVSVNNFSAAVRHPMSLGGGSSSFKMGYYNAPLASIPAEDPTEYPYYAEQSAFPALADGGNTLYFAAKGLPGSYGGFDLYVSYFKDGRWTTPQNLGPNVNSIKDEVSPFVDSKGILYFSSDGKPGFGGFDVYRAENLGGSWKNVRNMGPGLNSSQDELYFVFEAEKNMGYLASNRDGGQGDYDIYSAYMQGNVEGMPLISKQEEDYVVKNPDGQSGLTQEQEDQLNTLEEIADNVNGEEGNGSNMGQDKIDDYVLNPPREGGNQQGNNAGTNNSGSNNAGTNNNTAGNSGSNNGSSNNNNPYAGKQIPCADNSYIGVVTDAVSKRRLANVWVYVRHLKTGVEYKKQSSKYGEYALILEPQSQYEIRFSAAGYQNDIMEVFTGDGQKRTLLGSKAIQPSATNGLALLNNDGQYMGREGTQEEALPNQFRRANEMPQSLMPDKGYLVQVGVFKSLDKELQKELGQYANILTAPYKNGEAKIYRLGVFADKAHAEEVLAKVKDIKGLDKSFLRSEALSNRTAAERMTNNMQVVFPMKKEVAEAENKPVVEERPLENGNAELLPPIVEDARNSYADNKLPEGTTARGAGLLPAERPLEFKVQLGAYKDASAANYPDLSQIGRIERQLNPQNGLTYFYLGGYSSIDDARKADTEVKQKGLKSFIVAFKDGNKIPVSQAVKLAN
- a CDS encoding GAF domain-containing sensor histidine kinase codes for the protein MMIAPKHEQEAARLAALDSYNVLDSLPEADYDNIVSLAATICDMPMALVTLVDDKRQWFKAKLGADVEETPIEVSFCAHAILQDDIFMVSDTSKDERFADNPLVTGPFQLGFYAGVPLVNEDGLPLGTVCVLDQKPREFSEEQQKALSILGQQAMRLLELRRKKRLVQEALEREQHRQAELERFSHIAIKELKSPMANIANVTRLLLADGKLGLPDSKRKMMEKVLQSSDRLKTMLDSLWRYNTIDEALKEEKQKIQIKSIQQHFQLSMGKKANIKWLGLEEIYYRPQLFKRMLHKLIDNSYRYASQEVPNIRINIKETGRDDKMYQITVSDDGPGVQAEKLQTLSELFFSCTPTDKYGKTCDGIGLAMLEKVLNKENGKLHISNILPTGLTVQFTLPKA
- a CDS encoding tetratricopeptide repeat protein — protein: MFKKFWSKKKKSPETTAPKTPPPEEVAPTPIEEEILSPPNPQAFEEDCQRLISRYLGFPAQGLELHWQGEKGLPQSFAQAYPAAFKDWLAVDAPWDKRTVVYALLDRLLGAQLAPWQKLHRLIDDRLAQTALKEQNENPSANFLAQQARLYFVLDQNEKALQLLEQALKQEPLLKAAQLQQAEIWLWQGQAQKAQPIYQRFLQELAQGQKQLPFEQLFSLAQGGLQAPVYAISFLQKSKDLKHWEQYAEEFYWSPHYRMQHALQLIQAEQFAYGLSKLLALTKEMPWFKQAVLAAHQFIMQTKGYEVFADDMSRLSKLMLDNNWSY
- a CDS encoding CaiB/BaiF CoA transferase family protein, which produces MISLENIKVLDLSSVLAGPSVGMFFAELGADVLKIETPKGDVTRSWKLEQEDPQSLRSAYFASVNWGKEILPLDLKDEDERQVVYHLVEEADIVITNFKAGDAEKLGVDYNILSQINPMLIYGAINGFGENAKRPAFDLVLQAETGFMYMNGQADGPATKMPVALIDVLAAHQLKEGILLALWRREREHKGAYVSVSLFDAAIAALANQASNYLMLGHLPQRMGSLHPNIAPYGEQFKTADEQLVVTAIGSNRQFLALCQLIGEEQLAKDKRFLENQDRLQNRSALAQLLAEAIGKWESQELLDEAVKTNVPLGLVRNMAQVFEQEAAQALILEEEPDGQSTKAVRTAVFKIKD